From Candidatus Margulisiibacteriota bacterium:
TGATGTAGGCCAGGATAAAGCCCAGCAGCAAAAAACCGCCCGGCGGCAAAATAAAGAGCAGGATCGGCGTGAAATTCGCGGTCAAAACCGGCCAGCCCAGCAGCGTGCCCGCGCCCAGCAGCTCGCGCGCCGCCGCCAAAATTGACAAACCGACCGTGAACCAAAAACCGTTCAGCAGGCCATCCTTGACCGAGTCCCACACGTTATTTTTGTAAGCAAAAGCTTCGGCGCGTCCCAAAATGATGCAGTTGACGACGATGAGCGGCACGAAAATCCCCAGAGCTTGGTACAACTCCGGCGTAAAACCGGCCAGCAGCAGGTCAACGATCGTCACAAAAGTCACCACCACAATAATGAACAACGGT
This genomic window contains:
- the rsxE gene encoding electron transport complex subunit RsxE; this translates as MNIKKLLKLCPTFGLLLGFCPTLAVTTALVNAVGMGLAFTFVLVFSNFFVSLLRRIIPPEIRIPLFIIVVVTFVTIVDLLLAGFTPELYQALGIFVPLIVVNCIILGRAEAFAYKNNVWDSVKDGLLNGFWFTVGLSILAAARELLGAGTLLGWPVLTANFTPILLFILPPGGFLLLGFILAYINENSGV